The genomic segment TAATTGACCTCTCTGCTGATTATAGATTAAAGAGTCCTGAGGTTTATGAGGAATGGTATAAGACCTCCCATAAATTCCCCGAACTTTTAAAAACTGCTGTATATGGTTTATCTGAACTTTATAGGAAAAAAATAGAAAAAGCCAGGATAATTGCCAATCCCGGGTGTTATCCAACCTGTATAATCTTAGGCCTTGCTCCATTAATGGGAGAAGGTATCATTGATGTTATAGATACTGATTGTATTATTGCGGATTCAAAGTCAGGCATATCAGGGGCAGGGAGAAATCCAGAACTCTCATACATGTTTTCCGAAGCAAACGAATCAGTTAAAGCATACGCCGTTATGACACACAGACATACCCCTGAAATAGAGCAGGAACTCAGTTCAATCTCAAAAAGACGAATCACAATTACTTTTACCCCTCATCTTATCCCAATGGACAGAGGTATTCTGAGTACCATCTATGTCCCGCTTAAAAAAAACCTGAAGCTCGTGCAGGCATGGCAGCTCTATCATAATTTCTATCTGCATGAACCTTTCATCAGGGTGCTGAAAAATGGAACGTACCCAAACACAAAGTCAGTTAAAGGGACTAATTTCTGTGATATAGCTATTTTCTACAATCAACGCAAGAACTCCCTTATAATAGTTACAGCAATAGATAATCTGCTGAAGGGAGGCGCTGGTCAGGCTGTGCAAAACATGAACATAATGTATGGTTTTGATGAGACAGTCGGCCTTAAGACAATCCCGGCTTATCCGTGATGCTTGTCCCGGGGTTTAAATTTTCAGCCATATCTGCAGGAATAAAAAAAACAAAAGCTACTAAAAAAGACCTGGCCTTGATCTTTTCAGAAGTCGAAGCCACCGTAGCAGGTCTGTTTACCACCAATAAAATAAAAGCCGCCTCTGTAAAATTAGACATCAGCAAACTGGCCTCAGGCAGGGGGCAGGCAATCATTGTAAACAGCGGTAATGCCAACGCATGCACAGGTATTCAGGGGCTCAGAGATGCCGGAGAAATGGTTGATATAACTGCAAAAGAGCTCGGGATAAATCCCGAATTAGTTTACATCGCCTCTACCGGTATTATAGGGGAATATCTCCCAATGGAAAAGATAAGGCATGCAATACCTGAGGCAGCAAAAAAATTATCTTCCCATACAATTGAAGATGTTGCCAGGGCAATAATGACAACTGATACCTTTCCAAAAATATTTATGAAAAAGATAAAAATAAAAGGCAAAACAGGGACGATTGCAGGCATAGCCAAGGGGGCTGGCATGATTCATCCTAAGCTTGCCCTGAACCCTGTTTCAGGGATGGCCACAATGCTTGGCTTTATCATGACGGATATTGCTGTTGACCACAGGGCCATTAATAAAGCCCTCAGAGAGGCCACAAAAAAATCCTTTAACAGGCTGACCATTGATGGAGATACAAGCACAAATGACACCATCATAATCATGGCCAATGGCTGCCTTAATAACAAACCAATAGAACTAAACTCTTCCCAGTTCTCTAATTTTCAGACGGCCCTGAATGAAGTGACCTACAACCTATCGCGAATGATTGCCAGAGATGGCGAGGGTGCAACCAAACTCATCGAGGTTACAGTTAAAGGAGCTAAGACCGAGTCTGACGCTGAGGTAGTGGCTTTTTCTATAGCCAACTCAAATCTGGTAAAAACCGCTATTTACGGTGGAGATGCTAACTGGGGGCGAATTATGGCTGCTATAGGCTATGCAGGAATAGATGTAGAAGAAAACAGAATAGATATATATATCAATGGCCTTAAAATAGTTTCAAAAGGCATAGGAACCAATAAGGATAAGGCGATTAAGGACACCCTCTCCCGCAATGAAATCAATATTATTGTTAATATAGGCGTGGGGCATGCGCAGGCAAAAGTACTGACATGCGACCTCACTGAAAAATACGTGAAGATCAACTCAGCTTACAGGTCTTAAATTTAACACCTCCTTCCCTCTCTCTATTTTGGGGAAAAATAAAT from the Nitrospirota bacterium genome contains:
- the argJ gene encoding bifunctional glutamate N-acetyltransferase/amino-acid acetyltransferase ArgJ; this encodes MLVPGFKFSAISAGIKKTKATKKDLALIFSEVEATVAGLFTTNKIKAASVKLDISKLASGRGQAIIVNSGNANACTGIQGLRDAGEMVDITAKELGINPELVYIASTGIIGEYLPMEKIRHAIPEAAKKLSSHTIEDVARAIMTTDTFPKIFMKKIKIKGKTGTIAGIAKGAGMIHPKLALNPVSGMATMLGFIMTDIAVDHRAINKALREATKKSFNRLTIDGDTSTNDTIIIMANGCLNNKPIELNSSQFSNFQTALNEVTYNLSRMIARDGEGATKLIEVTVKGAKTESDAEVVAFSIANSNLVKTAIYGGDANWGRIMAAIGYAGIDVEENRIDIYINGLKIVSKGIGTNKDKAIKDTLSRNEINIIVNIGVGHAQAKVLTCDLTEKYVKINSAYRS
- a CDS encoding N-acetyl-gamma-glutamyl-phosphate reductase, translating into MLKVAILGGSGYTGGELLRLLQNHSQVEITAVTSERFAGKSISDVFPHMYPAKDLTFEALNLRKLAGKAELFFLCLPHKKSQEVVAHLHKANKKVIDLSADYRLKSPEVYEEWYKTSHKFPELLKTAVYGLSELYRKKIEKARIIANPGCYPTCIILGLAPLMGEGIIDVIDTDCIIADSKSGISGAGRNPELSYMFSEANESVKAYAVMTHRHTPEIEQELSSISKRRITITFTPHLIPMDRGILSTIYVPLKKNLKLVQAWQLYHNFYLHEPFIRVLKNGTYPNTKSVKGTNFCDIAIFYNQRKNSLIIVTAIDNLLKGGAGQAVQNMNIMYGFDETVGLKTIPAYP